The Impatiens glandulifera chromosome 3, dImpGla2.1, whole genome shotgun sequence genome contains a region encoding:
- the LOC124928610 gene encoding protein PEROXIN-4, translating to MQASRARLFKEYKEVQREKSADPDIQLVCDDSNIFKWTALIKGPSETPYEGGIFQLAFSVPEQYPLQPPQVRFLTKIFHPNVHFKTGEICLDILKNAWSPAWTLQSVCRAIIALMAHPEPDSPLNCDSGNLLRSGDVRGFQSMARMYTRLAAMPKKG from the exons ATGCAG GCATCAAGAGCTAGGCTTTTCAAGGAATACAAAGAGGTACAGCGAGAGAAATCGGCCGATCCAGATATTCAATTGGTCTGCGATGATTCCAACATATTCAAATGGACTGCTCTTATTAAG GGGCCATCAGAAACTCCTTATGAAGGAGGAATTTTCCAGCTTGCTTTCTCTGTACCAGAGCAGTATCCCTTGCAACCTCCTCAAGTGCGATTCTTAACCAAAATATTTCACCCAAATGTTCATTTTAAG ACAGGAGAGATTTGTCTTGACATCCTGAAAAACGCATGGAGCCCAGCTTGGACACTTCAGTCGGTCTGTAGAGCAATTATTGCCTTAATGGCTCATCCAGAACCTGATAGTCCATTGAACTGTGATTCAG GTAATCTTCTACGATCTGGTGATGTTCGAGGATTCCAGTCTATGGCAAGAATGTACACAAGGCTTGCAGCTATGCCTAAGAAGGGGTGA